From a single Rosa rugosa chromosome 7, drRosRugo1.1, whole genome shotgun sequence genomic region:
- the LOC133721088 gene encoding E3 ubiquitin-protein ligase SGR9, amyloplastic — MMELDTTTTTIMGALATLSPPQLSDLTHTLLSLSHHHRRRISSLLSSPILFALTIRRLNSLSLHHKTLLIARHVISSLHHLALHFQPAAKAPPPRVKLRDLDAVLLLLLLCEAHQHDPDALQAPTAKWREVLGKFYCDTMLTVSGIGAQNASVLVSYVEMLTRCLRFVSAMESCSFGGKAGREVPAAKAVVVALPSVEVRSRGGGPKECVICKEEMAENRDVCEMPCRHLFHWVCILRWLSKRNTCPCCRFGLPTDDVYGEIQRLWDVLDNVASEKGLV; from the coding sequence ATGATGGAACTagacaccaccaccacaaccatcATGGGCGCTCTGGCCACGCTCTCACCTCCCCAACTCTCCGATCTCACTCACaccctcctctccctctcccaccaccaccgccgccgcATCTCCTCCCTCCTCTCCTCTCCCATCCTCTTTGCCCTCACCATCCGCCGCCTCAACTccctctccctccaccacaaGACCCTCCTCATCGCCCGCCACGTCATCTCCTCCCTCCACCACCTCGCCCTCCACTTCCAGCCCGCCGCCAAAGCCCCACCGCCACGCGTCAAGCTGAGAGACCTCGACgccgtcctcctcctcctcttgctCTGCGAGGCCCACCAGCACGACCCTGACGCCCTCCAAGCCCCCACCGCGAAATGGCGGGAAGTACTCGGCAAGTTCTACTGTGACACCATGTTAACGGTTTCCGGCATCGGGGCCCAAAACGCGTCGGTTTTGGTTTCGTACGTTGAAATGCTGACGAGGTGTTTGAGGTTCGTTAGTGCGATGGAGAGTTGTAGTTTTGGCGGGAAGGCTGGAAGGGAAGTGCCGGCGGCGAAAGCGGTGGTGGTGGCGCTGCCGTCGGTGGAGGTGAGAAGTCGTGGCGGCGGGCCCAAGGAGTGCGTGATATGTAAGGAAGAGATGGCGGAGAACAGAGATGTGTGCGAGATGCCGTGCCGGCATTTGTTTCATTGGGTGTGTATTTTGCGGTGGCTGAGCAAGAGGAACACGTGTCCCTGCTGCCGCTTTGGGCTTCCGACGGATGATGTGTACGGCGAGATCCAGCGGCTGTGGGACGTTTTGGATAATGTGGCTTCGGAGAAGGGTTTAGTTTAA
- the LOC133721207 gene encoding dirigent protein 17-like, translated as MENNSKEQEENGCKAQEENTNKEQEVEPSSSSTASVYEIPGEPAVVIDGMLVVPPSNGSLVLSDAVNDAASLGNTRFGVWLVGREVRKLFGEQYYSGTVTEFDEESGWWRVVYEDGDLEDLEWNELEEVLQPLDIMVPLKSLALKTLKKTKKPVQKSKSATAQPQKQKSKRSGSYAKKVSVPEDVPMMTPEAKQSGKDAKQSARKDK; from the coding sequence ATGGAAAACAACAGTAAAGAGCAGGAGGAAAACGGCTGCAAAGCGCAGGAGGAAAACACCAACAAAGAGCAGGAAGTAgagccatcatcatcatcaacagcATCGGTTTATGAAATACCAGGGGAGCCGGCTGTTGTCATTGATGGAATGCTTGTGGTTCCCCCAAGTAATGGCTCTCTTGTACTCTCTGATGCCGTGAATGATGCAGCTTCCCTTGGAAATACAAGATTTGGTGTATGGTTGGTTGGAAGGGAAGTACGAAAGTTGTTCGGTGAGCAATACTACTCCGGTACAGTGACTGAGTTTGATGAAGAATCAGGCTGGTGGAGGGTTGTGTATGAAGATGGTGACCTTGAAGATCTTGAGTGGAATGAGCTGGAAGAGGTGCTTCAGCCCTTGGATATCATGGTACCACTGAAATCGTTAGCCCTGAAGACTCTCAAGAAAACCAAGAAGCCTGTCCAGAAATCCAAGAGTGCTACGGCTCAACCTCAAAAACAGAAATCCAAACGCTCGGGAAGTTATGCAAAGAAGGTCTCAGTGCCTGAAGATGTTCCAATGATGACTCCCGAGGCAAAACAGTCCGGTAAAGATGCGAAACAGTCTGCTAGAAAAGACAAATAA
- the LOC133720000 gene encoding uncharacterized protein LOC133720000 — protein sequence MIATSKEDGKLSDRKMEGDEGMRTLECLRGRLLAERQASRVAKEDAESMAKKLIELQNRLKEETKLKNKAEKKLKFLKTKLESLKPSSVPVESEQSSSSEYSETSRRQSTSTSSSNYPEDNEPKPTVKDSNFSGTSSQNQVVKSPTSEKSHESDLFTEENSTAQSTSPASSSTSSLEFPSPEYSGHKSEDSKSGDHISYSNLKSSMEKIENENGNLDYVDNKLALVPVIMPATSHTSTTDLKPVSASVREVLDVLRHIRENIQSSMEKRHMTRVTGPTDQTQTCK from the exons ATGATTGCTACTAGCAAGGAAGATGGGAAATTGAG TGATAGGAAAATGGAAGGAGATGAGGGTATGAGGACATTGGAGTGCCTAAGAGGAAGACTACTGGCAGAGAGACAAGCTTCAAGGGTGGCAAAAGAGGATGCAGAATCCATGGCCAAGAAG TTGATAGAGCTACAGAACAGGCTGAAAGAAGAGacaaaattgaagaacaaaGCTGAAAAGAAGCTCAAATTCTTGAAGACAAAGCTTGAATCTTTGAAACCTTCTTCTGTACCAGTTGAATCAGAACAGTCAAGTTCCTCTGAATATAGTGAAACATCTAGAAGGCAATCCACAAGTACTTCAAGCTCCAATTACCCAGAAGACAATGAGCCCAAGCCCACAGTCAAAGACTCAAACTTCTCAGGAACATCCAGTCAAAATCAAGTAGTGAAGTCCCCCACATCTGAGAAAAGTCATGAGAGTGATCTTTTCACTGAAGAAAATTCAACTGCTCAAAGTACTAGTCCTGCTTCCAGTTCCACTTCTAGCTTAGAATTTCCTTCCCCAGAATACTCGGGTCATAAATCTGAAGATTCAAAGAGTGGTGATCATATTAG TTACTCAAACCTAAAGTCTTCAATGGAAAAGATTGAGAATGAGAATGGGAACTTGGATTATGTTGATAACAAACTTGCATTAGTTCCTGTGATTATGCCTGCTACCTCTCACACCAGTACAACTGACCTGAAGCCAGTCAGTGCAAGTGTTAGAGAAGTTCTTGATGTTCTAAGGCATATCAGAGAAAATATTCAAAGCTCAATGGAGAAAAGGCACATGACTAGAGTAACTGGCCCAACTGATCAAACTCAAACATGCAAATAG
- the LOC133719886 gene encoding uncharacterized protein LOC133719886 has product MLAKKLKHEESSMEGSSCQMTTGWKCHQREIIAAHILVQMANEDSGLLRHGLNSHGVTHSMKGMLRMRWETRGGRIAGDSHSEVDGRKAKFLAKGQQAALGGQMNDGDSVVLALSAMPCPGRRKHTKTNISMELSSLRPKYMNCNVSEDKDDNLFEECGVFDGDELTSRWGNNNQKSIEAGLEDPHDRLGMSRIKKRKTVAISCFSRETEDVQERLRHVGSHPAAPPLVLMEPTLNKRERFRGMKRKMNIATISPSSEEVRAHFRKEEALRYLVSDRGFCYTALDGRKSAVAPLTKMKKIARYHVILKPDRPRHIYTLCLVRDAAARLPGGVGTRADICTLMRDSQYLVEDISDKQLNQVASKGLDRLHYEVDPCVQYNGKVWVYLHRNRGEDDFKDDATSSAYVRRRYRGV; this is encoded by the coding sequence ATGTTGGCCAAGAAATTGAAGCATGAGGAGAGTTCAATGGAAGGATCATCATGTCAAATGACTACTGGATGGAAATGTCATCAAAGGGAAATAATTGCTGCACATATTTTGGTACAGATGGCTAATGAAGATTCTGGTTTGCTTCGTCACGGGTTAAATTCGCATGGAGTGACGCATAGCATGAAAGGGATGCTGAGAATGAGGTGGGAAACGAGAGGTGGTAGAATAGCAGGTGATAGTCATTCTGAAGTGGATGGGAGAAAGGCCAAGTTTCTGGCAAAGGGCCAGCAAGCTGCCTTGGGAGGTCAGATGAATGATGGAGATAGTGTAGTCTTGGCTTTATCAGCAATGCCATGTCCTGGAAGGAGAAAGCATACAAAGACGAACATCAGTATGGAACTATCTTCTCTTCGACCAAAGTATATGAACTGTAATGTCAGTGAGGACAAGGATGACAATTTGTTTGAAGAGTGTGGAGTTTTTGATGGTGATGAGCTGACTAGTAGATGGGGAAACAATAATCAGAAATCAATTGAAGCTGGTCTCGAGGATCCTCATGATAGATTAGGCATGTCAAGGATAAAGAAGCGGAAAACAGTGGCAATATCCTGCTTTAGTAGAGAAACTGAGGATGTTCAAGAGAGACTTCGTCATGTTGGAAGCCATCCTGCTGCACCACCTCTGGTTTTGATGGAACCAACATTAAACAAAAGGGAGAGGTTTAGGGGTATGAAACGTAAGATGAACATCGCCACTATCAGCCCAAGCTCTGAAGAAGTAAGAGCTCACTTTCGCAAGGAGGAAGCATTGAGGTATTTAGTCTCGGATAGGGGATTTTGCTACACTGCTCTGGATGGTAGAAAGTCTGCAGTCGCTCCTCTAACAAAGATGAAAAAGATTGCCCGATATCATGTTATACTCAAACCTGATAGGCCGCGTCATATTTACACCCTGTGTCTGGTGCGGGATGCAGCTGCTAGATTGCCTGGAGGTGTGGGCACCAGAGCAGATATTTGTACACTCATGCGCGACTCACAGTATCTAGTTGAAGACATCTCCGATAAACAACTTAATCAAGTTGCTAGCAAAGGACTGGACAGGCTGCACTACGAAGTTGATCCATGTGTTCAATATAATGGGAAGGTGTGGGTTTATTTACATCGAAATAGAGGGGAGGACGACTTTAAGGACGATGCTACATCATCTGCCTATGTAAGAAGAAGGTACCGCGGAGTGTAA
- the LOC133721206 gene encoding pentatricopeptide repeat-containing protein At2g37310, giving the protein MWFTKPLNIQISAPTNGYIQRALQGLHTDGLDLAAYGRLFQHFTDRRLPRQAKQLHSRLVLFSVKPGNFLASKLINFYSRANRLKQAHKVFDEIPHKNTFAWNALLIGYSIRNMHTDTLRVFSAMVESGSPEVKPDNFTITCVMKALGGLFSGSDLAKEVHCFVLRNGFDSDVFVANCLMTFYSRCDEVGMARSLFDRMLEKDIVSWNSMIAGYSQAGYYGECKELYREMLESVELRPDDVTAVSVLQACVQSSDLKFGMEVHQFLNDSHIEMNVMLYNALIGLYARCGKFDCAQELFDGMSEKDDVTYGSLVSGYMFHGFVDKAMDIFRECTNLSLSTWNAMISGLVQNNRHEAAIDLVREMQACGVKPNTVTLSSVLPAISYFSNLKVGKEIHAHTVRNNFDWNIYVATAIIDTYAKSGFLPGAQQVFDQSKYKSLVIWTAIISAYATHGDAYVSIGLFYKMLSSGIQPDEVTFTAVLTACSHSGVVDEAWKIFKAMFPVYGIHPSVEHYACMVGVLSRAGRLTEASELIQNMSIEPSAKVWGALLNGASVACNVELGKFVCDRLFQMEPENTGNYIIMANLYSQAGRWEEADKVRERMKEVGLQKIPGISWIETSDGLHSFIARDASNVRTEVIYEILEGLLGLMKEKGYLLQDELDEEGVNG; this is encoded by the coding sequence ATGTGGTTTACAAAGCCATTGAACATTCAAATCTCGGCCCCAACCAACGGCTACATCCAACGCGCCCTTCAAGGCCTTCACACCGATGGCCTCGACCTCGCCGCCTATGGCCGACTCTTCCAGCACTTCACCGACCGCCGCCTCCCGCGTCAGGCCAAGCAGCTCCACTCCCGCCTCGTCCTCTTCTCCGTCAAGCCCGGCAACTTCCTCGCCTCAAAACTCATCAACTTCTACTCTAGAGCCAACCGGCTCAAACAAGCCCACAAGGTGTTCGACGAAATTCCCCACAAGAACACTTTTGCTTGGAACGCCCTGCTCATTGGGTACTCCATCCGCAACATGCATACCGATACTCTGAGGGTGTTTTCGGCCATGGTGGAGTCGGGCTCGCCGGAAGTGAAGCCGGATAATTTCACTATAACGTGTGTGATGAAGGCGCTGGGGGGATTGTTTTCCGGTTCGGATTTGGCTAAGGAGGTGCATTGCTTTGTTCTGCGAAATGGGTTCGATTCGGATGTCTTTGTTGCTAATTGTTTGATGACTTTCTACTCGAGATGTGATGAGGTTGGAATGGCCAGGAGTTTGTTTGATAGAATGCTGGAGAAAGATATCGTGTCGTGGAATTCGATGATTGCTGGGTATTCTCAGGCTGGGTATTATGGAGAGTGTAAGGAGTTGTATAGGGAGATGTTGGAGTCTGTGGAGTTGAGGCCTGATGATGTGACTGCAGTTAGTGTCTTGCAGGCATGTGTACAGTCCAGTGATCTTAAATTTGGTATGGAGGTTCATCAGTTTTTGAATGACAGTCACATTGAGATGAATGTCATGCTTTACAATGCTCTTATAGGGTTATATGCAAGATGTGGTAAGTTCGATTGTGCTCAGGAATTGTTTGATGGGATGAGTGAGAAGGATGATGTTACATATGGTTCATTAGTTTCCGGGTACATGTTTCACGGGTTTGTTGATAAAGCCATGGATATTTTCCGAGAATGTACGAACCTAAGCTTAAGTACTTGGAATGCTATGATTTCGGGTCTGGTTCAGAACAATCGGCATGAGGCTGCCATAGATTTAGTTCGTGAAATGCAGGCATGTGGTGTCAAACCAAATACCGTGACATTGTCAAGTGTTCTTCCTGCAATTTCGTATTTCTCAAATTTGAAAGTAGGGAAAGAAATACATGCTCATACAGTCAGAAACAATTTTGATTGGAATATTTATGTTGCAACTGCTATCATTGATACttatgcaaagtcgggtttcctTCCTGGGGCACAACAGGTTTTTGATCAATCAAAATATAAGAGCTTGGTCATTTGGACAGCAATAATCTCAGCTTATGCTACCCATGGAGATGCTTATGTGTCTATTGGTCTGTTCTACAAGATGCTCAGTAGTGGGATACAGCCAGATGAAGTAACGTTTACAGCAGTATTAACAGCTTGTTCTCATTCTGGAGTGGTGGACGAAGCTTGGAAAATCTTTAAGGCCATGTTTCCGGTATATGGTATTCACCCTTCGGTTGAGCACTATGCATGCATGGTTGGTGTTCTTAGCCGGGCAGGGAGACTCACTGAAGCTTCTGAGTTAATACAAAACATGTCAATCGAGCCAAGTGCTAAAGTTTGGGGTGCATTACTTAATGGGGCTTCAGTTGCTTGTAATGTTGAACTGGGAAAGTTTGTTTGTGACCGTCTATTTCAGATGGAGCCTGAGAATACCGGGAACTATATAATTATGGCAAATTTATATTCACAAGCTGGGAGATGGGAAGAAGCTGATAAGGTCAGGGAAAGAATGAAAGAAGTTGGATTACAGAAAATTCCTGGTATTAGCTGGATTGAAACAAGTGATGGATTACACAGCTTCATAGCAAGGGATGCATCTAATGTAAGAACTGAAGTGATTTATGAAATACTTGAAGGATTGCTAGGATTGATGAAAGAGAAAGGGTATCTTTTGCAGGATGAATTAGATGAGGAGGGTGTCAATGGTTGA